One stretch of Monomorium pharaonis isolate MP-MQ-018 chromosome 10, ASM1337386v2, whole genome shotgun sequence DNA includes these proteins:
- the LOC105837196 gene encoding protein THEM6 gives MMVCWILVGVFGAIVLIYSLVEFNYFLHTFLVLAFARYCRKKVNILDETVIYGFCTINDVDTFLYHMNNSRYFRELDFARLDFYERTDLYREICSQGSSILQGAATIRYRRFIKPLTIFKITSKIIYWDEKGFFMEHRFITPSDGFIRAIAICRQKLLNGNADTIIDALLNRRVKQNGNVEAGITQVRLEMPPEVSKWIESNEISSAMLRQEPITMITRC, from the exons ATGATGGTTTGTTGGATCCTCGTCGGGGTTTTCGGTGCTATCGTGCTCATTTACAGTCTTGtcgaatttaattactttctgCATACGTTCCTCGTTCTCGCCTTCGCACGATATTGCAGAAAGAAGGTGAACATTCTCGACGAAACCGTAATCTATg GATTTTGCACTATTAATGATGTGGACACGTTTCTATATCACATGAACAACTCGAGATATTTTCGCGAGCTCGACTTTGCCAGACTCGACTTTTACGAGAGAACCGATCTATACCGAGAGATTTGCTCTCAAGGATCGAGCATTTTGCAAGGAGCTGCAACCATACGCTACAGACGTTTTATCAAGCCGCTAACgatctttaaaataacatcTAAG aTTATTTATTGGGATGAGAAAGGTTTTTTCATGGAGCATCGATTTATTACGCCAAGCGATGGTTTCATAAGAGCAATTGCGATTTGCAGACAGAAACTTCTTAACGGTAACGCTGATACTATAATTGATGCTCTCTTGAATCGTAGAGTGAAACAGAATGGAAATGTTGAAGCAGGTATAACGCAG GTCCGGCTGGAGATGCCACCCGAGGTGAGCAAGTGGATAGAGAGCAACGAGATATCCTCAGCAATGTTACGACAGGAACCGATTACGATGATAACGCGCTGCTGA
- the LOC105837190 gene encoding protein THEM6 yields MLCSCCVAMIAILYMLFDVNYFLRIIFTIVWGRLFEKKKKLFDTTTIYGICSTQDVDLVLKHMNNARYLRELDFARFYFYDNSGIYAAISKRGGGAVQGASTIRYRRAIPIFMPYKVTTKLIYWEDKHFYVEQQFISITDNFIRAVVLSRQTITGLKVPVEEIIAEIEPEARRPEPTKELQLWLDSMEESSQNLKKQK; encoded by the exons ATGTTGTGTTCTTGTTGCGTGGCGATGATCGCCATTCTCTACATGTTATTCGATGTAAACTACTTTCTGAGAATTATCTTTACTATTGTTTGGGGAAGACTTTtcgaaaagaagaagaagctcTTCGACACGACAACGATTTACG gGATCTGTAGCACTCAGGACGTTGACCTGGTCTTGAAGCACATGAATAACGCGCGGTACTTGCGTGAGTTGGATTTTgcgcgattttatttttacgacaACTCGGGAATTTATGCCGCGATCTCAAAAAGAGGCGGCGGTGCCGTTCAAGGTGCATCCACTATACGATATCGTCGTGCGATCCCTATCTTTATGCCGTACAAGGTCACGACAAAA CTCATTTACTGGGAGGACAAGCACTTTTATGTAGAACAGCAATTCATTAGTATCACGGACAATTTTATTCGCGCCGTTGTACTGAGCAGACAAACAATAACTGGATTGAAGGTTCCGGTAGAGGAGATAATTGCTGAAATCGAACCGGAAGCACGTAGGCCGGAACCCACTAAAGAACTTCAGTTGTGGCTTGACTCTATGGAAGAATCGTCTCAAAATCTGAAGAAACAGAagtga